The Polyangiaceae bacterium genome includes a region encoding these proteins:
- the nusA gene encoding transcription termination/antitermination protein NusA: MKMAAHSAGFGDDLGGIVEQVAQEKGIDKQILIETMEAAILKAAQAAFGPTRELEARFNEDSGHIDLFQYMTVVEEVADPEREIAIDVAKKHGLEAEIGEELGFQVFWHPRDAEKARQQDKEFGAVLDMKQARSTFGRIAAQTAKQVLLQRVRDAERDIIYNEYKDRQGQLIRGIVRRFEKGHNIVVDLGRTEGILPAREQTPRETYRPGDRIVAFVKDIDREARGPMIILSRSAPPLVDKLFEAEVPEIYEGIVKIVGVAREPGSRSKIAVTTRDSDVDPVGACVGIKGSRVQAVVQELRGEKIDIVPFDKDPARYIINAIQPAEVNKVIVDEADHRMELVVPDEKLSLAIGRKGQNVRLASQLTGWKLDIISESKFKQMEEEALQALRQIDGVDEDLARAMYRLGFRALEEIAEADVAELVSIQGVGTPEAAQSLKERAESSMERMRRERIEQTASRPEPLTEKEKLRFVRGVGLRTAQLVEEAGYKTVAELAREDADRLAIRTGLGIKKARLIQQGAQFFLDHEAKEIDLARAKFAAEAQAAPAPAPAALEE, translated from the coding sequence ATGAAAATGGCAGCGCACTCAGCTGGATTCGGCGACGACCTCGGAGGCATCGTCGAACAGGTGGCTCAGGAGAAGGGGATCGACAAGCAGATCCTCATCGAGACGATGGAGGCCGCCATCCTGAAAGCCGCCCAGGCCGCCTTCGGCCCCACGCGGGAGCTCGAGGCTCGCTTCAACGAGGACAGCGGGCACATCGACCTGTTCCAGTACATGACGGTGGTCGAGGAGGTGGCCGACCCGGAGCGGGAGATCGCCATCGACGTGGCCAAGAAGCACGGGCTCGAAGCCGAGATCGGCGAAGAGCTCGGCTTTCAGGTGTTCTGGCACCCGCGTGACGCCGAGAAGGCCCGGCAGCAGGACAAGGAGTTCGGCGCGGTGCTCGACATGAAACAGGCGCGCAGCACCTTCGGTCGCATCGCGGCGCAGACCGCCAAGCAGGTGCTGCTCCAGCGCGTGCGCGACGCCGAGCGCGACATCATCTACAACGAGTACAAGGACCGCCAGGGTCAGCTGATCCGCGGCATCGTCCGGCGCTTCGAGAAGGGCCACAACATCGTGGTGGATCTCGGGCGCACCGAGGGCATCCTGCCGGCTCGCGAGCAGACGCCGCGGGAGACCTACCGCCCCGGAGACCGCATCGTGGCGTTCGTGAAGGACATCGACCGCGAGGCGCGCGGTCCGATGATCATCCTGAGCCGCTCGGCCCCGCCCTTGGTCGACAAGCTGTTCGAGGCCGAGGTCCCGGAGATCTACGAGGGCATCGTCAAGATCGTGGGCGTGGCTCGCGAGCCTGGCAGCCGCAGCAAGATCGCGGTCACGACCCGTGACTCGGACGTCGACCCGGTGGGCGCTTGCGTGGGCATCAAGGGCTCGCGCGTGCAGGCCGTGGTTCAGGAGCTGCGCGGCGAGAAGATCGACATCGTGCCGTTCGACAAGGATCCGGCTCGCTACATCATCAACGCGATTCAGCCGGCCGAGGTCAACAAGGTCATCGTCGACGAGGCTGACCACCGCATGGAGCTCGTGGTGCCGGACGAGAAGCTCAGCTTGGCCATCGGCCGCAAGGGCCAGAACGTGCGCCTCGCCTCCCAGCTCACGGGCTGGAAGCTCGACATCATCAGCGAGAGCAAGTTCAAGCAGATGGAAGAGGAGGCGCTCCAGGCGCTCCGGCAGATCGACGGAGTCGACGAGGACCTGGCTCGCGCGATGTATCGCCTGGGCTTCCGTGCGCTGGAGGAGATCGCCGAGGCCGACGTGGCGGAGCTCGTGAGCATCCAGGGCGTCGGCACGCCCGAGGCCGCTCAGTCCCTGAAGGAGCGGGCGGAGTCGAGCATGGAGCGCATGCGGCGCGAGCGCATCGAGCAGACCGCCAGCCGTCCGGAGCCGCTGACCGAAAAGGAGAAGCTGCGCTTCGTCCGCGGCGTCGGCCTGCGCACCGCGCAGCTGGTCGAGGAGGCCGGCTACAAGACGGTGGCCGAGCTGGCACGCGAGGACGCGGACCGCCTGGCCATCCGCACCGGCCTCGGCATCAAGAAGGCCCGACTGATCCAGCAAGGCGCGCAGTTCTTCCTCGATCACGAGGCAAAGGAAATCGACCTGGCGCGGGCGAAGTTCGCCGCCGAGGCGCAGGCGGCCCCGGCCCCCGCCCCGGCCGCCCTGGAGGAGTGA
- a CDS encoding DUF1285 domain-containing protein yields MKPGDHPEFFRWPAPEGRSRESSIRLDREGRFWHDGARVEHPGMQRAFASWIDRHPDDGRFILTNGWDWTYFSVDDVPFFVHSLRVEPGRVTLLLSDGSEESLDPTTVCVGDNDAVYVRVKDGRFEARFSPEAQTRLAPLLSETPGGELVLCLAETQHRIGPRR; encoded by the coding sequence GTGAAGCCCGGCGATCACCCCGAGTTCTTCCGCTGGCCCGCGCCCGAGGGGCGCTCGCGCGAGAGCAGCATCCGACTGGATCGCGAGGGGCGCTTCTGGCACGACGGCGCGCGGGTGGAGCACCCGGGCATGCAGCGCGCGTTCGCCTCGTGGATCGACCGCCACCCGGACGACGGCCGCTTCATCCTCACCAACGGCTGGGACTGGACCTACTTCAGCGTCGACGACGTGCCGTTCTTCGTCCACTCGCTCCGCGTCGAGCCGGGCCGCGTGACCTTGCTGCTTTCGGATGGCAGCGAGGAGAGCCTCGACCCGACGACCGTGTGCGTCGGCGACAACGACGCGGTCTACGTTCGGGTGAAAGACGGACGCTTCGAGGCGCGCTTCTCGCCGGAGGCCCAGACCCGCCTCGCGCCGCTGCTCTCGGAGACGCCGGGCGGGGAGCTCGTGCTCTGCCTCGCAGAGACCCAGCACCGCATCGGGCCCAGGCGCTGA
- a CDS encoding 16S rRNA (uracil(1498)-N(3))-methyltransferase, which yields MNLLLFEPSELDPSGRAVLTDERARHVREVLRAVPGQELRAGLVDGPLGVARVVEVHADRVVFDASTLASAPTPERPRLDLLLAMPRPKVFARLLPALGSLGVGHIYVSNAARVERYYFDSHRLEAAEIRRQLLDGLVQARDTRLPELTLHRSFRKLVEDELPAESRRVALDPDSAGRLHEACAGLGAGQRLLLAVGPEGGWVDFERALLAAAGFAFAGLGERVLRADVACLVALGLVHETLRDSPS from the coding sequence TTGAACCTGCTGCTCTTCGAGCCGAGCGAGCTCGATCCGAGCGGGCGCGCGGTGCTCACGGACGAGCGGGCGCGGCACGTGCGCGAGGTGCTCCGGGCCGTGCCGGGGCAAGAGCTCCGCGCGGGTCTGGTGGACGGCCCGCTCGGGGTCGCCCGGGTCGTCGAGGTGCACGCGGACCGCGTGGTGTTCGACGCGTCGACCCTCGCCAGCGCGCCGACGCCCGAGCGCCCGAGGCTGGACCTGCTCTTGGCCATGCCGCGCCCGAAGGTGTTCGCGCGGCTCCTGCCCGCGCTCGGGTCCCTCGGAGTCGGGCACATTTACGTCAGCAACGCCGCCCGCGTCGAGCGCTACTACTTCGACTCGCACCGCCTGGAGGCTGCCGAGATCCGGCGCCAGCTCCTCGATGGCCTGGTGCAGGCGCGGGACACGCGCCTGCCCGAGCTCACGCTGCACCGCTCGTTTCGCAAGCTGGTGGAGGACGAGCTTCCGGCGGAGAGCCGGCGCGTGGCGCTCGACCCGGACAGCGCGGGGCGACTCCATGAGGCTTGCGCGGGCCTGGGCGCGGGTCAGCGACTCCTGCTCGCGGTGGGGCCCGAGGGCGGCTGGGTGGACTTCGAGCGCGCGCTGCTCGCTGCCGCGGGCTTCGCGTTCGCGGGCCTGGGCGAGCGGGTGCTGCGCGCCGACGTCGCGTGCCTGGTTGCGCTCGGTCTCGTGCACGAGACGCTCAGAGACTCACCTTCGTGA
- a CDS encoding protein kinase: MSDEGHAHDAGHSADTGLRPADPLVGTTLKGTYQVVRKIAEGGMGVVYEGEHVRLKRRVAIKVLLSQYARHAEVIERFRREAEVVGSLGHPHIVQVFDVDETEQHDPFLVMEYLDGDTLAERLERERRLPLATAVRIASQVASALASTHEKGIVHRDLKPENVFLVRVTGEKEFAKVLDFGISKVRGAGRRLTAQNMVIGTPAYMAPEQARGEREVDHRVDEFALAAITYEMLSGQSPFPGEEPVEIMTRVIAANPEPLTRVAPWVPSAIGAVVMRAMAKLPADRYPTVTEYAQALEQAMSGAEIATTLPPEERRTAPASLGTYSETSPPAAEERIPTSAARHEQPTPLAARKVTAERATSPSAHPSGPPKAPLIQSGRTPPPTPAEHRIEHFTPVSRRPSRTPSSQPAAPAPEPPPAARASPVPPESVPPFERISRSPSSPPPPVSPSPDGLSEKNVLRAQQVLEEARAALKLGRMDEAVRHAEALLELALFGKNSAMYEVLRSGMPVVDHIFEARVGPLDRRLEITDVARDPKKLNLSSKAAFVLSCAEGGVTIQEVIDASGIPRRDVIRMLAGLMRRGALVPH, encoded by the coding sequence GTGAGCGACGAAGGACACGCTCACGACGCCGGCCACTCGGCCGACACTGGCTTGCGTCCCGCCGACCCGCTGGTGGGCACCACGTTGAAGGGGACCTATCAGGTCGTCCGGAAGATCGCCGAAGGCGGCATGGGCGTCGTCTACGAGGGCGAGCACGTGCGGCTGAAGCGACGCGTCGCCATCAAGGTCCTGCTCTCCCAGTACGCGCGTCACGCAGAGGTCATCGAGCGCTTCCGCCGGGAGGCGGAGGTCGTGGGCAGCCTGGGGCACCCGCACATCGTGCAGGTCTTCGACGTGGACGAGACGGAGCAGCACGACCCGTTCCTGGTCATGGAGTACCTGGACGGCGACACCTTGGCCGAGCGCCTCGAGCGCGAGCGGCGCTTGCCGCTGGCCACCGCCGTCCGCATCGCGTCGCAGGTCGCGTCCGCCCTCGCCAGCACGCACGAGAAGGGCATCGTGCACCGGGATTTGAAGCCGGAAAACGTGTTCCTGGTCCGGGTCACCGGCGAGAAGGAGTTCGCCAAGGTCCTCGATTTCGGCATCAGCAAGGTGCGCGGCGCGGGGCGCCGCCTCACCGCGCAGAACATGGTGATCGGCACGCCGGCGTACATGGCGCCGGAGCAGGCCCGGGGCGAGCGCGAGGTCGATCACCGCGTGGACGAGTTCGCGCTGGCGGCCATCACCTACGAGATGCTCTCCGGGCAGTCGCCGTTCCCTGGCGAGGAGCCGGTCGAGATCATGACGCGGGTCATCGCGGCGAATCCCGAGCCGCTGACCAGGGTCGCCCCCTGGGTGCCCAGCGCGATCGGAGCCGTGGTGATGCGCGCCATGGCGAAGCTGCCCGCCGATCGCTACCCGACCGTGACCGAATACGCCCAGGCGCTCGAGCAGGCGATGAGCGGCGCCGAGATCGCGACCACGCTGCCGCCGGAGGAGCGACGCACGGCTCCGGCGTCGCTCGGCACCTATAGCGAAACGAGCCCCCCGGCGGCGGAGGAGCGCATTCCCACCTCGGCCGCCCGCCACGAGCAGCCGACGCCGCTCGCGGCCCGGAAGGTGACCGCCGAGCGCGCGACGAGCCCCTCGGCTCACCCTTCGGGTCCGCCCAAGGCTCCGCTCATTCAGTCGGGCCGGACCCCGCCGCCCACGCCGGCGGAACATCGCATCGAGCACTTCACGCCGGTGTCCCGCCGGCCGTCGCGCACGCCGAGCTCGCAGCCTGCGGCGCCGGCGCCAGAACCACCGCCGGCCGCCCGCGCGAGCCCGGTGCCGCCCGAGAGCGTGCCGCCCTTCGAGCGCATCTCGCGCAGCCCGTCCAGCCCGCCGCCGCCCGTGAGCCCCTCGCCCGACGGGCTCTCGGAGAAGAACGTGCTGCGCGCCCAGCAAGTGCTCGAAGAGGCGCGGGCCGCCCTCAAGCTCGGCCGAATGGATGAAGCCGTGCGCCACGCCGAGGCGCTGCTCGAGCTGGCGCTGTTCGGGAAGAACTCCGCGATGTACGAGGTCCTGCGCAGCGGCATGCCGGTGGTCGACCACATCTTCGAGGCGCGGGTCGGGCCTCTGGACCGCCGCTTGGAGATCACCGACGTCGCTCGCGACCCGAAGAAGCTGAACCTGTCGAGCAAGGCGGCGTTCGTGCTCTCCTGCGCCGAGGGCGGCGTCACGATCCAGGAGGTGATCGACGCCTCCGGCATCCCGCGACGGGACGTGATCCGGATGCTGGCCGGGCTGATGCGGCGCGGGGCGCTGGTGCCGCATTGA
- a CDS encoding GNAT family N-acetyltransferase: MARRKTQPASPAPAPTPAPDPPPVIRVRRMHRRDIKRVWEFLKLVFRDVNRETVEYQRPRTRNQFEEVYEEEGIEQLVFETGAGSKSQIVAYSECAFEVAKDSWVNSRYFEKRDMRPLFVEELAVHPAYQGHGVGSFALEQLEHLARVRGCTHLVLEVAENNEAALKFYRVRHFIKLDAMIFMAKKIPGQEELLPPRKMRSRPKPG; this comes from the coding sequence ATGGCGCGGCGGAAGACCCAGCCGGCCTCGCCAGCCCCTGCGCCCACCCCGGCGCCCGACCCCCCGCCGGTGATCCGCGTGCGGCGCATGCACCGGCGCGACATCAAGCGCGTCTGGGAGTTCCTGAAGCTGGTGTTCCGCGACGTCAACCGCGAGACGGTCGAGTACCAGCGTCCCCGCACGCGCAATCAGTTCGAAGAGGTCTACGAAGAGGAAGGTATCGAGCAGCTCGTGTTCGAGACAGGCGCCGGGTCGAAGAGCCAGATCGTCGCCTACTCGGAGTGCGCCTTCGAGGTCGCCAAGGACAGCTGGGTCAACAGCCGCTACTTCGAGAAGCGCGACATGCGCCCCTTGTTCGTGGAGGAGCTGGCAGTTCACCCGGCCTACCAGGGGCACGGCGTGGGCAGCTTCGCGCTCGAGCAGCTGGAGCACCTGGCGCGAGTGCGGGGTTGTACGCACCTGGTGCTCGAGGTCGCGGAGAACAACGAGGCCGCGCTCAAGTTCTACCGGGTTCGGCACTTCATCAAACTGGACGCGATGATCTTCATGGCCAAGAAGATCCCGGGTCAGGAGGAGCTCCTGCCGCCCCGCAAAATGCGCTCGCGCCCCAAGCCCGGCTGA
- a CDS encoding D-3-phosphoglycerate dehydrogenase — translation MKVLVADKLNPAALDEMRTLGVEVSYQPEIRADALPAAVKDVNVLVVRGTEVRADAMKAGVMLNLIIRAGAGVKNIDVKTASERGIYVANTPGKNASGVAELTMTLIGSLDRRVPDAVSSLRAGKWDKQEFAKAKGLRGRSMGIVGFGHVGRAVAKLGLAYGMDVHAWSRSLVPARAADLGVGWAQNVLELAKRSEILCVHLELTERTRGIISREVISALPNGGMLINTADAGLVDFAALTELGPMKELRVGLDVLPNEPDTRVADYDNAILHAGLVYATPHIGASTDEAQVAIAAETVRILRSFLVKGEVPNVVNIAANTRGRYVLVVRFLDKVGALANVLGVLKRHAINIQELENTVFEGGRAGCAKIRTDTRPSEGCLAEMMAFSDEVLHVDLVTLPNLA, via the coding sequence ATGAAGGTCCTGGTCGCGGACAAGCTCAATCCGGCGGCGCTCGACGAGATGCGCACGTTGGGCGTCGAGGTCTCGTATCAGCCCGAGATCCGCGCAGACGCGCTGCCCGCCGCGGTGAAGGACGTCAACGTGCTGGTGGTTCGTGGCACGGAGGTCCGCGCCGACGCGATGAAGGCGGGGGTGATGCTGAACCTGATCATCCGCGCTGGGGCCGGCGTGAAGAACATCGACGTCAAGACCGCCAGCGAGCGCGGAATCTACGTCGCGAACACCCCGGGCAAGAACGCCTCCGGTGTCGCCGAGCTCACCATGACGCTGATCGGCAGCCTGGACAGGCGCGTGCCAGACGCCGTCAGCAGCCTGCGCGCGGGCAAGTGGGACAAGCAGGAGTTCGCGAAAGCGAAGGGCCTGCGCGGTCGGAGCATGGGCATCGTGGGCTTCGGCCACGTCGGCCGCGCCGTGGCCAAGCTGGGCTTGGCCTACGGCATGGACGTCCACGCCTGGAGCCGGTCGCTGGTGCCGGCGCGCGCCGCGGACCTGGGCGTCGGCTGGGCGCAGAACGTGCTCGAGCTGGCCAAGCGCTCCGAGATCCTGTGCGTGCACCTGGAGCTGACCGAGCGTACCCGCGGCATCATCTCGCGCGAGGTGATCTCCGCGCTGCCGAACGGCGGCATGCTGATCAACACCGCCGACGCGGGGCTCGTGGACTTCGCGGCGCTCACCGAGCTCGGGCCGATGAAGGAGCTGCGCGTCGGGCTCGACGTCCTGCCGAACGAGCCGGACACGCGGGTGGCCGACTACGACAACGCCATCTTGCACGCCGGGCTGGTCTACGCGACGCCTCACATCGGTGCTTCCACCGACGAGGCGCAGGTGGCGATTGCCGCGGAAACTGTGCGGATCTTGCGCAGCTTCTTGGTGAAGGGCGAGGTCCCGAACGTGGTGAACATCGCCGCCAACACCCGCGGGCGCTACGTGCTCGTGGTCCGCTTCCTGGACAAGGTCGGCGCGCTCGCCAACGTGCTGGGCGTGCTCAAGCGCCACGCCATCAACATTCAGGAGTTGGAGAACACCGTCTTCGAAGGTGGGCGCGCGGGTTGCGCCAAGATCCGCACCGACACCCGCCCGAGCGAAGGCTGTCTGGCGGAGATGATGGCGTTCAGCGACGAGGTTCTGCACGTCGATCTGGTCACGTTGCCGAACCTGGCGTGA
- a CDS encoding YlxR family protein: protein MSEARAPSGSSRTCVGCQKEAAPEELVRFVLGPDGELGPVLSGKQSGRGAWVHPRTDCLGAAAKRGFAKSFRAPVQADAAELAARIRAAADRRVQSLLGAALGARQLAVGVNEVKEALGSSKARLLIVATDARAAAEAQEVRAAVARGLARAWGTKSELGRVTRRNETGIVAVLDSGLGRALAQTIDWAHTAEPTARDEAGGDLPTEE from the coding sequence ATGTCCGAAGCCCGAGCGCCGAGCGGTTCCAGCCGCACTTGCGTGGGCTGCCAGAAAGAGGCAGCCCCGGAGGAGCTGGTGCGCTTCGTGCTCGGACCAGACGGTGAGCTCGGGCCGGTGCTGTCCGGCAAGCAGAGCGGGCGTGGCGCCTGGGTACACCCGAGGACCGACTGCCTCGGCGCGGCGGCCAAGCGCGGCTTCGCGAAGAGCTTCCGCGCCCCGGTGCAAGCGGATGCCGCCGAGCTGGCGGCTCGAATCCGCGCCGCCGCCGATCGCCGGGTCCAGAGCCTGCTCGGAGCGGCGCTCGGTGCGCGGCAGCTCGCGGTCGGGGTGAACGAGGTCAAGGAGGCGCTCGGCAGCTCGAAGGCTCGCTTGCTGATCGTGGCGACCGACGCCCGCGCGGCGGCAGAGGCCCAAGAGGTTCGAGCCGCCGTCGCCCGCGGGCTCGCTCGAGCATGGGGGACCAAGAGTGAGCTCGGTCGCGTCACGCGCCGAAACGAGACGGGGATAGTGGCCGTGCTCGACTCGGGGCTCGGCCGCGCCCTCGCACAGACCATCGACTGGGCTCACACGGCGGAGCCAACAGCACGAGACGAAGCCGGTGGGGATTTGCCCACGGAGGAATGA
- a CDS encoding CRTAC1 family protein, which yields MASLSCGSESGSGAGSGGSGGSAGGTGGGAGSPPACDAHAVSGEPTFTKRTAEWGLSGVNGNRLVAADLDGDGYPDLVVHSLSTNTRDPLDGGQPALIRVLMNRPAPGGGRSFVDETLASGYGTPRDGAQNELRAAHLVVSADVDNDGDLDLFSGTFTDNKKVQSPPTPGDGDRSELLLNDGKGHFSLAPPLEPHASTGLPTSGATFADVNRDGNVDLFVVGWYESYGTSYVGTQARLHLGNGDGTFTEVTDSSGLTTDDWGLEEGTNHRPAYGATSCDVDGDGDMDLLVSAYGRQWNLLYVNDGSGKFVEQGKVSGFAGDENQDFTDNQMFLCYCTKSSDAACPANPQPVISCTNTAWSQYDSMPWRNNGNTFSTVCADVTGDGTLDLYNAEIRHFWAGQSSDPSGLLVGDAAAGAVKYARPSLAELGLAWPHPTPSWNEGGLMAATADLENDGRNEILVASSDYADQYLWVFHQKVDGSFEEKGETYGLKHPCASGLAVADFDRDGDLDVVVGSGTARDCGKIWATNEVHLYESDASTKGNWIELDLRGGPGSNAAAVGARVTLNAGGTKMVREVGGGYGHFGMQNDLVVHFGVGACDAAQLEVRWPDATGSVESRGLVAAGALTQVVQGK from the coding sequence ATGGCCTCCCTCTCTTGCGGCTCCGAGTCGGGGAGCGGCGCTGGCAGCGGGGGCAGCGGCGGCAGCGCCGGCGGTACGGGCGGCGGCGCCGGGAGCCCGCCGGCCTGCGACGCGCACGCGGTCTCGGGCGAGCCGACCTTCACCAAGCGCACGGCCGAGTGGGGGCTCAGCGGTGTCAACGGCAACCGGCTGGTGGCCGCGGATCTCGACGGCGACGGCTATCCCGACCTCGTGGTCCACTCGCTCTCCACCAACACGCGGGACCCGCTCGACGGCGGCCAGCCCGCGCTGATTCGCGTGCTGATGAACCGCCCCGCTCCCGGCGGCGGACGCAGCTTCGTGGACGAGACGCTGGCGAGCGGCTACGGCACGCCCCGCGACGGCGCCCAGAACGAGCTGCGCGCGGCCCACCTGGTGGTCAGCGCCGACGTGGACAACGACGGCGATCTGGATCTGTTCAGCGGGACCTTCACCGACAACAAGAAGGTGCAGTCGCCGCCGACACCCGGCGACGGCGATCGCAGCGAGCTCCTGCTGAACGACGGCAAGGGGCACTTCAGCTTGGCGCCGCCGCTGGAGCCGCACGCCAGCACGGGCCTGCCCACCAGCGGCGCCACCTTCGCGGACGTGAACCGCGACGGCAACGTCGACCTGTTCGTGGTCGGCTGGTACGAGAGCTACGGCACCTCGTACGTCGGCACGCAGGCGCGGCTGCACCTGGGCAACGGCGACGGCACCTTCACGGAGGTCACGGACAGCTCTGGCTTGACCACCGACGACTGGGGCCTCGAAGAAGGCACCAACCACCGGCCGGCCTACGGCGCAACCTCGTGCGACGTCGATGGCGACGGCGACATGGATCTCCTGGTCAGCGCCTACGGGCGCCAGTGGAATCTGCTCTACGTCAACGACGGCAGCGGCAAGTTCGTCGAGCAGGGCAAGGTCAGCGGCTTCGCCGGCGACGAGAACCAGGACTTCACCGACAACCAGATGTTCCTCTGCTACTGCACCAAGAGCAGCGACGCGGCGTGCCCCGCGAACCCGCAGCCGGTGATCAGCTGCACGAACACCGCCTGGAGCCAGTACGACTCGATGCCGTGGCGGAACAACGGCAACACCTTCAGCACGGTGTGCGCGGACGTCACCGGGGACGGCACGCTCGACCTGTACAACGCCGAGATCCGTCACTTCTGGGCCGGGCAGTCCAGCGATCCGAGCGGGCTCCTGGTGGGCGACGCCGCCGCCGGCGCCGTCAAATACGCGCGACCGTCCCTCGCGGAGCTGGGTCTCGCCTGGCCGCACCCCACGCCCTCCTGGAACGAAGGCGGGCTGATGGCCGCGACGGCCGACCTGGAGAACGACGGTCGCAACGAGATCCTGGTCGCGTCGAGCGACTACGCCGATCAGTACCTGTGGGTGTTCCACCAGAAGGTGGACGGCAGCTTCGAGGAGAAGGGTGAAACCTACGGCCTGAAGCACCCCTGCGCCAGCGGTCTGGCGGTCGCGGACTTCGACCGCGACGGCGACTTGGACGTCGTGGTCGGCTCCGGCACCGCGCGCGACTGCGGCAAGATCTGGGCGACGAACGAGGTCCACCTGTACGAGAGCGACGCCTCCACCAAGGGCAACTGGATCGAGCTCGACCTGCGCGGCGGCCCCGGCAGCAACGCCGCGGCCGTCGGTGCGCGCGTCACCCTGAACGCCGGCGGCACCAAAATGGTGCGTGAGGTGGGCGGCGGGTACGGCCACTTCGGCATGCAGAACGATCTGGTCGTCCACTTCGGTGTCGGCGCTTGCGACGCGGCTCAGCTGGAGGTGCGCTGGCCGGATGCGACGGGCAGCGTCGAATCACGCGGGCTCGTCGCCGCTGGCGCGCTGACCCAGGTCGTGCAAGGCAAGTGA
- a CDS encoding ribosome maturation factor RimP: MTLVAHERLPGLDRERVLAAVEPVLRAHGVEGVELVWRTDRGGWLLELTIERPDGRIPGEGITIELCTDVSRDLSAALDVADVLSHAYRLEVGSPGLDRALYSARDYARFAGQSAKLKLREAVAGQRVIHGTLHGLDESGRVVLETEQGLSSLELEQIESGRLTFSWGGAPRKGKPKGKGPVRRASGHGR; this comes from the coding sequence ATGACCCTCGTCGCCCATGAACGTCTCCCCGGTCTCGACCGCGAGCGCGTGCTCGCTGCGGTGGAGCCCGTGCTCCGTGCGCACGGTGTCGAGGGCGTCGAGCTCGTGTGGCGCACGGATCGCGGCGGCTGGTTGCTGGAGCTCACCATCGAGCGACCGGACGGCCGCATCCCCGGCGAGGGCATCACCATCGAGCTGTGCACCGACGTCTCCCGCGACCTCTCCGCCGCGCTCGACGTGGCGGACGTGTTGAGCCACGCCTACCGGCTCGAGGTCGGCTCCCCCGGGCTCGACCGGGCGCTGTACTCGGCGCGGGACTACGCGCGCTTCGCGGGGCAATCCGCGAAGCTGAAGCTGCGCGAGGCCGTCGCGGGGCAGCGGGTGATTCATGGAACGCTTCACGGGCTCGACGAGTCGGGCCGTGTGGTGCTCGAGACGGAGCAGGGGCTCTCGAGCCTCGAGCTCGAGCAGATCGAGAGCGGGCGCCTCACCTTCAGTTGGGGCGGCGCCCCGCGCAAAGGCAAGCCGAAGGGAAAGGGGCCCGTACGACGGGCATCCGGCCACGGGCGCTGA
- a CDS encoding radical SAM protein, whose product MGHCPAEARLPEVSDRLDRVRSLSVSDHRRDLAGMRYVYPVVSRRAGGVSIGVNLNPNNACNWRCVYCQVPELVAGKGPAIDLELFASELEEMLDAVLNGDFLQRAPEGARRLTDIAFSGNGEPTTSPDFGPALEVVGRALERFGLRGKLKVLLITNGSMLEKPEVRAAVARLAELGGELWFKLDSATAEGARRINSCHATPAEHLQKLRSAARACPTWLQTCWFRWHGTAPSELEQAAYLAALGGLAREGVPVAGIHLYTLARPSLQPEATELAPLEPEWLEAFAERTRALGFVTKVSL is encoded by the coding sequence ATGGGCCACTGCCCGGCGGAGGCTAGACTCCCGGAAGTGTCCGACCGGCTCGATCGGGTGCGCTCCCTCAGCGTGAGCGACCACCGCCGCGATCTCGCGGGGATGCGCTACGTCTACCCTGTCGTGTCGCGCCGCGCCGGCGGCGTGAGCATCGGCGTGAACCTGAACCCGAACAACGCCTGCAACTGGCGCTGCGTGTACTGCCAGGTGCCGGAGCTCGTGGCCGGCAAGGGCCCGGCCATCGATCTCGAGCTCTTCGCCAGCGAGCTCGAGGAGATGCTCGATGCGGTCCTGAACGGCGACTTCCTCCAGCGCGCGCCCGAAGGGGCGCGCCGCCTGACCGACATCGCCTTCTCGGGAAACGGAGAGCCGACGACCTCGCCGGACTTCGGCCCGGCGCTCGAGGTGGTGGGGCGAGCGCTCGAGCGCTTCGGGCTCCGCGGCAAGCTGAAGGTCCTCCTGATCACCAACGGGTCGATGCTCGAGAAGCCCGAGGTGCGCGCCGCCGTCGCTCGCTTGGCCGAGCTGGGCGGCGAGCTCTGGTTCAAGCTCGACAGCGCAACCGCCGAAGGCGCGCGACGCATCAACTCGTGTCACGCTACGCCGGCGGAGCACTTGCAGAAGCTCCGCTCCGCGGCGCGTGCCTGCCCCACGTGGCTCCAGACCTGTTGGTTTCGCTGGCACGGGACGGCGCCGAGCGAACTCGAGCAGGCGGCCTACCTCGCGGCGCTCGGGGGCCTCGCCCGGGAGGGCGTGCCGGTCGCCGGCATCCATCTGTACACGCTCGCGCGCCCCTCGCTTCAGCCGGAGGCGACCGAGCTCGCGCCGCTCGAGCCGGAGTGGCTGGAGGCGTTCGCCGAACGCACTCGCGCGCTCGGCTTCGTCACGAAGGTGAGTCTCTGA